Genomic DNA from Longimicrobium sp.:
CCGCGCGCCTCCTTCGCTCACCTGCCCACCCACGATGCCGGTCTCCAGCAGCGCCGCCGACCGCACGTTCACGTCGTCGCGCTGACGGTGCTTCTGGTTGGGCCGCTCGCCCAGCACCGGGTCGAACTCGGCGCGCGCGACGGGCACCAGGTCCGGGTGCGCCACCCAGGTGCCGTCGAAGCCCTGCCCGGCCTCGCGGGCCTTGTCCTCGCGCACCTTGGCCATCGCGCGTTCGTTCACCTCGGCGTCGCGGCGGCTGGGGATGAAGGCCGCCATCCCCCCCATGGCGTGCGCGCCGCGGCGGTGGCAGGTCTTCACCAGCAGTTCCGCGTAGGACTTCATGAACGGCACGGCCATCGTGACCTGAACCCGGTCGGGGAGCACGAAGTCGGCGCGCTTCCGGAACTTCTTGATCATGCTGAAGATGTAGTCCCAGCGGCCGGCGTTGAGGCCCGCGGCGTGGTCGCGCAGCTCGTACAGGATCTCGTCCATCTCGAAGGCGGCCAGGATGGTCTCGATGAGCACCGTGGCGCGAATGGTCCCGTGCGGAATGCCCATGGCCCGCTGCGCGTGGGTGAACACCTCGTTCCACAGGCGCGCCTCGAGGTGGCTTTCCAGCTTCGGCAGGTAGAAGTACGGGCCGCTGCCACGATCCAGCAGCTCCCGCGCGTTGTGGAAGAAGTACAATCCGACGTCGAACAGCGACGCGCTGACGGGCGCGCCGTCCACCAGCACGTGGCGCTCGGAAAGGTGCCAGCCGCGCGGCCGGACGATCAGCACGGCCGTGTTGTCCTTCAGCCGGTACTGCTTGCCCCCGGCGTCGAGCGACAGGGTGCGGCGGATGGCGTCGGACAGGTTGGCCTGGCCGTGCAGCACGTTCTTCCACGTGGGCGAA
This window encodes:
- the aceB gene encoding malate synthase A, whose protein sequence is MTVADETAGQVQGVQVLGDGEGAAARVLTPEALAFVADLHRRFNPTRLELLRRRDERQEWIDQGNEPGFLDEETAEVRAGDWSVAPCPADLEDRRVEITGPTDAKMVINALNSGASCFMADFEDALSPTWKNVLHGQANLSDAIRRTLSLDAGGKQYRLKDNTAVLIVRPRGWHLSERHVLVDGAPVSASLFDVGLYFFHNARELLDRGSGPYFYLPKLESHLEARLWNEVFTHAQRAMGIPHGTIRATVLIETILAAFEMDEILYELRDHAAGLNAGRWDYIFSMIKKFRKRADFVLPDRVQVTMAVPFMKSYAELLVKTCHRRGAHAMGGMAAFIPSRRDAEVNERAMAKVREDKAREAGQGFDGTWVAHPDLVPVARAEFDPVLGERPNQKHRQRDDVNVRSAALLETGIVGGQVSEGGARLNVNVALQYIEAWLQGNGAVAIHNLMEDAATAEISRAQLWQWIRHRTPIADDGDQDGYFTPDDYTRIRDAEMAALRAERTDTRCLESACALLDDLVLGTEFIPFLTLPAYEILH